Proteins found in one Sorghum bicolor cultivar BTx623 chromosome 1, Sorghum_bicolor_NCBIv3, whole genome shotgun sequence genomic segment:
- the LOC8067558 gene encoding uncharacterized protein LOC8067558, which yields MAESSARSSRGSASAGRGGGGGYDGLGSPVAYRVGPLDYTPAKYCYCQLKACRWISWSKKSPGRRYCRCQRSGTVAECAYFVWVDDEPSEWYSELIGDLRDEVWRMRKQVMEQGVDVGYVSAMEHVQQLQKVNEFLQNELMKKESELKAKDKALQMKDKEIEEGKSKKGSTEYFRLLCLFFMGMVVAMVCNGKIG from the exons ATGGCGGAGTCAAGCGCGCGTTCTTCTCGTGGCTCGGCTTCTGCAGGTCGTGGCGGTGGTGGCGGCTACGATGGCCTAGGGTCGCCGGTGGCGTACCGCGTGGGCCCCCTGGACTACACGCCGGCGAAGTACTGCTACTGCCAGCTGAAGGCTTGCCGCTGGATCTCGTGGAGTAAGAAGTCCCCGGGGCGGAGGTACTGCAGATGCCAAAGGAGCGGG ACTGTTGCAGAATGTGCCTACTTTGTCTGGGTTGATGATGAACCAAGTGAGTGGTACTCAGAGCTTATTGGTGATCTGCGTGATGAGGTGTGGAGGATGAGGAAGCAGGTTATGGAGCAGGGGGTTGATGTTGGGTATGTCAGTGCAATGGAGCATGTTCAGCAGCTTCAGAAGGTGAATGAGTTCTTGCAAAACGAGCTCATGAAGAAGGAATCAGAACTTAAAGCTAAGGACAAAGCTTTGCAGATGAAGGACAAGGAAATAGAAGAAGGCAAGAGCAAGAAGGGTTCTACTGAGTACTTTAGGTTGTTGTGTTTGTTCTTCATGGGTATGGTTGTTGCCATGGTGTGTAATGGCAAGATTGGATGA